From the genome of Phycicoccus duodecadis:
CCGCGATCTCGCCACTCTTGAGCGGCTCGAGGATGGTCTTGTTGAAGTCCCAGGTGTAGATCGGGATGTCACTGCGACCGGCCTGCTTGATGGCCGCCACGGCGCCCGCCGAGGGGTCGGTGAAGCACGACCAGATGGCCAGCTTGCCCGAGCCCGCGGGGTGGGCGGCGAGCCAGGCGGCGGTGGCGTTCTGGGCGTCGACGACCTGGCCCGGGATCGGGAACTCGTGCTTGGAGACCTTCACCGAGGTGCCCTTGAGCTGCTCGTCGCGGTACTCCTTGCGGATCCGGCACGGCGTCCCCGGCGTGTAGTCGAGGGTGAGCACGTCGGTGACCTGCTGGTCCTTGACGTAGGTGACGAAGAGGTCGTTGATGGGCTTGGGCGAGGTGACGTCGACCGCGCCGGCCATCCCGTCGAGCAGCGGGCTGCCGATGTAGAAGACCGGGATGTTGGCCGCCTTGGCCTGCGACATGCACTGCGACATCTGGTCCAGGGCGAAGGTGGTGACCACGATGGCCTTGACCTGGCGGGTCACGTACTGGGTGCAGATGGTGTTCGCCTGGCCGGGGTCGCCCTTCGGGTCCTGGCTCAGGACCTCCCAGCCCGCCTTCTCGAGGGCGCTGCGGGCGCCCACGACGAACTGGGCGTCGATGGCGGAGGTGGTGTCGAACTCGACGATGCCGGCGGTGCCGGCCGCGGCCCCACCGGAGCCCGAGGCCCCGGACGTAGCGCCGTCACCGGCGCCGCACGCCGAGACGGAGAGGGCCAGACCGAGCGCGAGGAGACCGGCGGCGTTCGCCCGGCCCCACATGAATCGGGACATGTACTACTCCACTTCATTGTAGAAAGCGCGAACGTTCTTCGACGCTGTGCCCCTGACCTCCGGGGTAGGGCTGAGGCTAGGGCCGACACTTACAGGATGTCAACCTATATTTACAGGCGGACAGGCTGCTAACCTCTGGGCTCATGAACGCATCGTCCGCGCAGGCCGGGCTGCTCCAGCAGCTGGAGGCCCGGCCGCTCGCGCGCACCGGGGGGACCGCCCTGCACTGGCAGTGCGGTGAGCTGCTCAAGACGCTCATCGACGAGCTCCACTACCCGCCGGCCGTGCCGCTCCCCCCCGAGAACGACATGGCCCGCGCCCTCGGCATCAGCCGGCCCACCCTGCGCCAGGCCATGGCGCGGCTCGCCTCCGAAGGCGTCATCCACTCCCAGCGGGGGGTCGGCGCCTTCGCCCTGCGGCCCGGGCTGGTGCGCCCGATGGGTCTGAGCAGCCTCTACCGCGACCTGCAGAGCGCGCAGCGCAGCCCCACGACCCGGGTCCTCGTGGTCGAGGACACCGTGGCCACCCCCCGCGTCGCCGAGGAGCTGCGCATCCCGGTGGGCACCCCGCTGCTGCACGTCGAGCGGGTACGCGCGGCCGACGGGGTGCCCGTGGTGCTGACCCGCTCGCTGCTCGCGCTGCCCGACGGTGTCACCCTCACCCCGGCCCAGCTCGAGAGCGACGGGCTCTACAACCTCCTGCACCGGGTCGCCGGCATCGAGCTCGTGGGCGGCTCGCAGAGCGTCAGTGCGCGGATCGCCACCGCCGAGGAGTCCGAGCTGCTCGAGATCGAGCCGGGCTCGGCGGTCATGGTCGCCCACCGCGTGGCCTTCGACGCCATCGGCCGCGGCGTCGAGTACGTGCACATCATCTACCCCCAGGGCACCGAGCTCATCTCCGACCTGCGCGGGACCTCGGTGCGACCGGCCGTCGACCCACGCCCGTGACACCACCCCGCGAGGAGCAGCCCGTGCCGACCCAGACCTCCTGTCCCCCGACGCCTCCCCCCGCATGAGCCCGGCCACGGCGCCGGTCGTCTGCGCCGGCACGCTCCTGCTCGACAGCCTCGCGGTGGTCGACCGGCTGCCGGGTGAGGACCAGCGGGTCCAGAGCACGGCCACCGCCCTGGTGGCGGGCGGCAACGCCGCGAACTCGGCCGTCACCATCGCCCGGCTCGGGGTCGACGTCGAGTTCGTGGGCGTGGTCGGCGACGACCTCCTGGGCCGGACGGCGCTGGCGGAGCTGGAGGCCGAGGGCGTCGGG
Proteins encoded in this window:
- a CDS encoding sugar ABC transporter substrate-binding protein, with amino-acid sequence MSRFMWGRANAAGLLALGLALSVSACGAGDGATSGASGSGGAAAGTAGIVEFDTTSAIDAQFVVGARSALEKAGWEVLSQDPKGDPGQANTICTQYVTRQVKAIVVTTFALDQMSQCMSQAKAANIPVFYIGSPLLDGMAGAVDVTSPKPINDLFVTYVKDQQVTDVLTLDYTPGTPCRIRKEYRDEQLKGTSVKVSKHEFPIPGQVVDAQNATAAWLAAHPAGSGKLAIWSCFTDPSAGAVAAIKQAGRSDIPIYTWDFNKTILEPLKSGEIAATLSLDGTKVGAQVAGLVKDYLSTKQAKGVPAENTILTKDNIDQFLKDHPNFLN
- a CDS encoding GntR family transcriptional regulator, yielding MNASSAQAGLLQQLEARPLARTGGTALHWQCGELLKTLIDELHYPPAVPLPPENDMARALGISRPTLRQAMARLASEGVIHSQRGVGAFALRPGLVRPMGLSSLYRDLQSAQRSPTTRVLVVEDTVATPRVAEELRIPVGTPLLHVERVRAADGVPVVLTRSLLALPDGVTLTPAQLESDGLYNLLHRVAGIELVGGSQSVSARIATAEESELLEIEPGSAVMVAHRVAFDAIGRGVEYVHIIYPQGTELISDLRGTSVRPAVDPRP